A single window of Chitinophaga sp. XS-30 DNA harbors:
- a CDS encoding TonB-dependent receptor: MNFRFTCFNSLKRLACRLLAVPLFFIFSAHAFAQSTGPLSGFVLDSATRAPIDRASVVIKGTRQGTSTDRSGAFTLDVSGNQALLEFTCVGYKPRELMVQKGKPLTVYLSPAIDTFGAVVITAFGRKERREAVVGSVTSIQPGELKIPASNLTNALAGKVAGVISFQRGGQPGLDNSSFFIRGVTTLGYSNSPLILVDNIELTANDLARIQVDDIASFSILKDASAAALYGARGANGVILVTTKEGKAGKAKVELRVESAISAPTKSIKLADPITYMRTYNEALTTRDPLATPFYSPNKIIGTQKTLNGEGGIYPYIYPAVDWVKEIFKERTNTHRANFSVSGGNDLAKYYVAGSYSRDNGILQVNPVNNFNSGMRFENYQLRANTSIKVTPTTEVGVRLWGNFNEYIGPISNQGGGFATDLYSQALHSSPVAFQAYYLPDSANRNTRHILFGNAVNQTGNLQSNPYASLMYGYKSFSESRMSAQFEVNQNLKFIVPGLTFFGLFSTNRYSYFDVSRNYLPFYYGIQSFDEQAGEYKLSWLNPQPGAAREYLGYQEGPKYLNTYLYMLGRIDYSNAFGQHTVGASLIGTRQQTLNGNAGSLQASLPNRNLGLSGRASYSYDNRYFAEFNFGYNGSEKFAPAHRYGFFPTIGAGWVISNEKFWQGGVSEVITRLKLRGSYGLVGNDAIGDPNTQRFFYLSNVAPNAGPGASFGTNNSVTMNGTVIYAYPNPDVTWETSRKTNLAAEITLFNSLNLVAEVYRENRYNILIQRGYIPVTVGIENAALSNLRSNLGKALSEGLDLNLNYRKDFNSGLWASALGNLTVTRNKVIHLEEPEYRNPWSYRTGGMISQPFGYIAERLFVDDKEARNSPTQIFGDYLPMGGDIKYRDINQDGVIDQDDMVPIGLPSTPQIIYGAGFSVGYKGFDLSAFFQGSARSSFFIDPSARTDFNAGVFGTAPFANNAQILQAYADDHWSAENQNLYALWPRLSTYEIPNNQQTSTWWLRDGSFIRLKSVEGGYTLPKKWSRPAHMNSVRIYFSGLNLLTFSKFKLWDPELAGNGFAYPIQKVYNVGLKFEF; the protein is encoded by the coding sequence ATGAATTTCAGATTTACCTGCTTTAACAGCCTGAAGCGTTTGGCTTGCCGCTTGCTGGCCGTTCCACTTTTCTTCATTTTTTCGGCGCATGCTTTCGCGCAAAGCACCGGGCCACTGAGCGGCTTTGTGCTGGACAGTGCTACACGGGCGCCGATAGACCGGGCGTCTGTGGTCATAAAAGGCACCCGCCAGGGAACGAGTACGGACAGGTCGGGCGCCTTTACGCTGGATGTTTCCGGCAACCAGGCATTGCTCGAATTTACCTGCGTGGGTTACAAACCCAGAGAACTGATGGTTCAGAAAGGAAAGCCGCTGACGGTGTACCTGTCCCCGGCAATCGATACTTTCGGCGCGGTAGTGATCACGGCTTTCGGCCGCAAAGAGCGGCGCGAGGCAGTGGTAGGCTCTGTTACATCCATACAACCGGGAGAGCTGAAGATCCCGGCCAGCAATCTCACCAATGCCCTGGCTGGAAAAGTGGCCGGCGTTATTTCTTTTCAAAGGGGCGGACAGCCGGGGCTGGACAACTCCTCATTTTTCATCCGCGGCGTGACTACACTCGGTTACAGCAACAGCCCGCTTATTCTTGTTGACAATATTGAACTGACGGCCAACGATCTGGCCAGGATACAGGTAGATGACATCGCCAGTTTTTCCATCCTGAAAGATGCCAGCGCAGCTGCCCTATACGGTGCCAGAGGCGCCAACGGCGTCATACTGGTGACCACCAAAGAGGGCAAAGCCGGCAAGGCCAAGGTGGAACTGCGGGTGGAATCCGCTATTTCCGCGCCTACGAAAAGCATCAAACTGGCGGACCCTATCACTTATATGCGCACCTACAACGAAGCGCTGACCACAAGGGACCCGCTGGCCACACCGTTCTACAGTCCAAATAAAATCATCGGCACACAGAAAACCCTGAACGGGGAAGGCGGCATTTATCCCTACATCTACCCTGCCGTGGATTGGGTGAAAGAGATATTCAAGGAACGCACCAATACGCACCGCGCGAATTTCAGCGTAAGCGGCGGCAATGATCTGGCGAAATATTATGTGGCCGGCTCTTATTCGAGAGATAACGGTATTCTGCAGGTCAACCCTGTCAATAATTTCAATTCGGGGATGCGCTTCGAGAACTACCAGCTGAGGGCGAATACCAGCATCAAGGTCACGCCTACTACCGAAGTGGGCGTTCGCCTCTGGGGCAATTTCAATGAATATATCGGCCCCATCAGCAACCAGGGCGGCGGCTTTGCAACGGACCTCTACTCGCAGGCCCTGCATTCCAGTCCGGTTGCTTTCCAGGCTTATTATTTGCCGGACAGCGCCAACCGCAATACCAGACACATCCTGTTCGGCAATGCGGTCAACCAGACCGGCAACCTGCAATCCAATCCCTATGCATCACTGATGTACGGGTACAAGAGTTTCTCCGAATCGCGCATGTCTGCCCAGTTCGAGGTAAACCAGAACCTGAAGTTCATTGTACCCGGACTGACCTTTTTCGGATTGTTCAGCACCAACCGTTATTCCTATTTTGATGTCAGCCGCAATTATCTTCCCTTCTACTACGGCATACAGAGTTTTGACGAGCAGGCCGGCGAATACAAGCTCAGCTGGCTCAATCCTCAGCCCGGTGCTGCAAGGGAATACCTCGGTTACCAGGAAGGGCCTAAATATCTGAATACCTATCTGTACATGCTCGGGAGGATAGACTACAGCAACGCCTTCGGTCAGCATACCGTTGGCGCCTCCCTTATCGGCACACGGCAGCAAACGCTCAACGGGAATGCCGGGAGCCTCCAGGCCTCCTTGCCCAACCGCAACCTGGGCCTTTCCGGCCGGGCAAGCTATTCCTACGATAACCGTTATTTCGCTGAATTCAATTTTGGCTACAACGGATCGGAAAAATTCGCGCCTGCGCACCGTTACGGTTTCTTCCCTACGATCGGTGCGGGATGGGTGATCTCCAATGAAAAATTCTGGCAGGGCGGCGTCAGCGAAGTGATCACCAGGCTCAAGCTGCGCGGCAGTTATGGCCTGGTGGGCAATGATGCCATCGGCGATCCCAACACGCAACGTTTCTTCTACCTGTCCAACGTAGCGCCCAATGCAGGGCCGGGCGCCTCCTTCGGCACCAATAATTCCGTGACGATGAACGGCACGGTGATCTATGCTTATCCCAATCCAGATGTGACCTGGGAAACCTCCCGCAAAACGAACCTTGCAGCGGAGATCACTTTGTTCAACAGCCTGAACCTGGTGGCGGAGGTGTACCGGGAGAACAGGTACAACATCCTGATACAGCGTGGGTACATTCCCGTTACGGTGGGCATAGAGAACGCGGCCCTCAGCAATCTCCGCTCCAACCTGGGCAAAGCGCTTTCCGAGGGGCTTGACCTGAACCTGAACTACCGCAAAGATTTCAATTCCGGCCTGTGGGCTTCCGCATTGGGCAACCTCACCGTTACCCGCAACAAGGTGATCCACCTGGAGGAGCCGGAGTACCGCAATCCCTGGAGTTACCGCACCGGCGGGATGATCAGCCAGCCCTTCGGCTACATCGCAGAAAGGCTTTTCGTGGACGACAAGGAAGCGCGCAATTCACCAACGCAGATATTCGGAGATTATCTGCCCATGGGTGGCGATATCAAGTACCGCGATATCAACCAGGACGGTGTGATCGACCAGGACGATATGGTGCCCATCGGCCTCCCCTCCACGCCCCAGATCATTTATGGTGCGGGTTTTTCCGTGGGGTATAAAGGTTTTGATCTCAGCGCCTTCTTCCAGGGTTCGGCCAGATCATCTTTCTTTATTGATCCTTCCGCCCGTACCGATTTCAACGCCGGCGTATTCGGTACCGCACCCTTCGCCAATAATGCGCAGATATTGCAGGCTTATGCAGACGATCACTGGTCCGCCGAAAATCAGAACCTGTACGCGCTCTGGCCCAGGCTCTCCACCTACGAGATCCCGAACAATCAGCAAACCAGCACCTGGTGGCTGCGGGACGGCAGCTTCATTCGCCTCAAATCCGTGGAAGGCGGCTACACGCTCCCAAAAAAATGGAGCAGGCCGGCACACATGAACAGCGTACGCATTTATTTCAGCGGTTTGAATCTGCTGACCTTCAGCAAATTCAAATTATGGGACCCGGAGCTGGCCGGAAATGGCTTCGCTTACCCGATCCAGAAAGTATATAACGTTGGCCTGAAATTCGAATTCTAG
- a CDS encoding PIG-L deacetylase family protein, with protein MKHLLCTILLGWSFHLASAQDSKLRIIMIGAHPDDCDIKSGGTAALFAEMGHAVKFISVTNGDAGHMEQGGGALAKRRRAEAEEAGRRLGLTYEVMDNHDGELLPSLDVRLDLIRRIRAWKADVVISHRPVDYHPDHRYTGILVQDAAFMVMVPNIAADTPPLTKNPVFLYFQDHFTKPTRFQPDVCVDITPVIDKKTDALDAHESQFYEWLPWISGYKGKIPAGKQERKAWIKQNRWPSLDSTLRAGLGKWYSPAQAEAAHYAEAFELCEYGARPTEKEIRQLFPMLGTE; from the coding sequence ATGAAGCATCTCTTATGTACCATCCTCCTTGGCTGGAGTTTCCATCTTGCATCAGCCCAGGACAGCAAGCTACGCATTATCATGATCGGGGCGCACCCTGATGATTGTGACATCAAAAGCGGCGGTACGGCCGCGCTCTTTGCAGAAATGGGCCATGCCGTGAAATTCATTTCGGTAACCAACGGCGATGCAGGGCATATGGAGCAGGGCGGCGGCGCGCTGGCCAAACGCCGCAGGGCTGAAGCCGAAGAAGCGGGCAGGCGACTTGGCCTTACCTATGAAGTCATGGACAATCACGACGGGGAACTGCTGCCTTCGCTGGATGTGCGCCTGGACCTGATCCGCAGGATCAGGGCATGGAAAGCAGATGTGGTCATCTCCCACCGCCCGGTGGACTATCACCCCGATCACCGTTATACCGGTATATTGGTGCAGGATGCGGCCTTTATGGTGATGGTGCCCAATATCGCGGCGGACACGCCTCCCCTCACAAAGAACCCCGTCTTCCTGTATTTCCAGGATCATTTCACGAAGCCCACCCGCTTTCAGCCTGATGTATGTGTGGATATCACACCGGTCATCGACAAGAAGACCGATGCACTGGATGCACACGAATCACAGTTCTATGAATGGCTTCCCTGGATCTCCGGTTATAAAGGGAAAATACCCGCGGGTAAACAGGAACGGAAAGCCTGGATCAAACAAAACCGCTGGCCTTCGCTGGACAGTACCCTGAGAGCCGGCCTGGGAAAATGGTACAGCCCCGCACAGGCGGAAGCTGCACATTATGCGGAAGCTTTTGAATTGTGCGAATACGGCGCCCGGCCTACGGAGAAAGAGATCAGGCAGCTATTCCCCATGCTTGGAACGGAATAA
- a CDS encoding GntR family transcriptional regulator, producing the protein MHNIYELIRELENIQGLSKHEQLVQGIINAINDKVIQRGDMLPSVNNLIKELGFARETIAKGYKELVSRGIVESKNRIGFYVARENTEHNLRIALIIFAFDSFQEVLYKTFRDSLGTPAVIDIFFHHNNIDVLESIIANVRGKYGMYVVAPIPHKKTPEILGALPLNKFLMIDRYLKMDGDFSYIVQEFEKPTYTAFSQLAPAIRKFRGMVHYHRPASDTPIEILGAYKRFVKDFKIKSVIRTEYVPGSIEKGYVYFTINNAELWLMLKDAKAKGFRLGKDVGILSHNDEVVKEIIFDGITTYSTDFAVMAEKAARFVLTREKIQEVVPTVLLRRGSL; encoded by the coding sequence ATGCACAATATATATGAGCTGATCAGGGAGCTGGAAAATATTCAGGGGCTGTCTAAACACGAACAACTGGTACAGGGTATCATCAATGCGATCAACGACAAGGTCATTCAGCGCGGAGACATGCTGCCCTCTGTGAATAACCTGATAAAAGAGCTGGGGTTTGCGCGGGAAACCATCGCAAAAGGGTATAAAGAACTGGTCAGCCGGGGCATTGTGGAATCGAAGAACCGGATCGGTTTTTACGTAGCCAGGGAAAACACGGAACATAATCTGCGGATCGCGCTGATCATTTTTGCGTTTGACAGTTTCCAGGAGGTGCTGTACAAAACGTTCCGCGACAGCCTGGGCACACCGGCGGTCATCGATATATTTTTCCATCATAACAATATAGACGTACTGGAAAGCATCATTGCCAACGTCAGGGGCAAATACGGCATGTACGTGGTCGCCCCCATCCCTCATAAAAAAACGCCGGAGATACTTGGCGCACTGCCGCTGAACAAATTCCTGATGATCGACCGCTACCTGAAGATGGACGGCGATTTCTCCTACATTGTGCAGGAGTTTGAAAAGCCCACCTATACCGCGTTTTCGCAACTGGCGCCGGCTATCCGTAAATTCCGCGGAATGGTGCATTATCACAGACCGGCATCCGATACCCCTATAGAGATACTGGGGGCATACAAGCGGTTCGTGAAAGATTTCAAGATCAAAAGCGTGATCCGCACGGAGTATGTTCCCGGGTCCATCGAAAAGGGATATGTTTATTTCACGATCAACAATGCAGAGCTTTGGCTGATGCTGAAAGATGCCAAGGCAAAGGGTTTCAGGCTTGGCAAAGATGTGGGCATCCTTTCCCATAACGATGAAGTGGTAAAAGAGATCATCTTTGACGGCATCACCACATATTCCACAGACTTTGCCGTCATGGCCGAAAAGGCCGCCAGGTTTGTGCTGACGCGCGAAAAGATACAGGAGGTCGTTCCTACCGTTCTGTTGCGCAGGGGATCTTTATGA
- a CDS encoding FecR family protein, with translation MGKSDDARLLQLLEKFRAGTLSPEEKETVDIWFSSLPVTEQPWYRDREDEAVQLAALWRTIQGKTLPAQPRRRFIHKYWWAAAAMLTGVLLLAVVWNAPRKPQGVATLYSPKEKAVTAPARLRTVAASLGTVKKVVLPDSSIVVLNSGASLQYPEQFGEGERNVSLVKGEAFFQIAKDSRHPFVVRSAGLRTAVLGTSFEISIKQGGQVAVAVATGKVMVSRDNRTALGLLMPGKKLTYKHQNGQSSITDFDLRTVAQWRSKRIRLERASFAELADAVHTIYGIALKAGDSQVAEQAYTIALQYDTGMEDMMTVLAAIHNNDYTIRNKTVTFKTKAL, from the coding sequence ATGGGAAAATCAGATGATGCCCGTTTACTGCAATTGCTGGAAAAATTCAGGGCTGGTACCTTGTCTCCGGAGGAGAAAGAAACTGTTGACATATGGTTCTCATCCCTGCCGGTAACGGAGCAACCCTGGTACCGGGACCGGGAAGATGAGGCGGTGCAACTGGCCGCGCTTTGGCGCACAATCCAGGGAAAAACGCTGCCGGCGCAACCCCGCCGCAGATTCATTCACAAATACTGGTGGGCCGCAGCCGCTATGCTCACCGGCGTGCTGCTTCTCGCCGTTGTCTGGAATGCGCCGAGAAAACCACAAGGCGTTGCCACGCTGTATTCCCCGAAAGAAAAAGCGGTTACGGCGCCAGCTCGTCTCCGCACGGTAGCAGCATCATTGGGCACGGTAAAAAAAGTGGTCCTGCCGGATAGCAGCATTGTCGTGCTCAACTCAGGTGCCAGCCTGCAATACCCGGAACAATTCGGGGAAGGGGAGAGAAATGTATCCCTGGTGAAGGGCGAGGCATTTTTCCAGATCGCAAAAGACAGCCGGCATCCCTTCGTTGTGCGAAGCGCCGGGCTGCGGACAGCGGTGCTGGGCACTTCTTTCGAGATCAGCATAAAACAGGGAGGGCAGGTAGCAGTTGCCGTTGCAACCGGAAAGGTAATGGTCAGCAGGGATAACCGTACGGCGCTGGGACTATTGATGCCGGGTAAAAAGCTGACCTATAAACATCAGAACGGTCAGAGCAGTATCACGGACTTCGACCTGAGAACCGTAGCACAATGGCGCAGCAAACGGATAAGGCTGGAACGGGCGTCCTTTGCCGAACTGGCTGACGCCGTTCATACCATCTATGGCATAGCGCTGAAAGCGGGGGACAGTCAGGTGGCAGAACAGGCTTATACCATCGCGCTGCAATATGATACCGGTATGGAAGACATGATGACCGTGCTTGCCGCGATCCACAACAACGACTATACGATCCGTAATAAAACAGTAACCTTTAAGACCAAAGCGCTTTAA
- a CDS encoding RNA polymerase sigma factor: MQNLSDKELYALLRAGNHAAFQAIYERHASAMVQFAFSRTGSVDDAKDCVQDVFTWLWQSGRAIQVPDSASGLEAYLKSAVRNKIINLMEKRLRQRHYSREAVLDLAADMPPDVHLSHQELNNLVQKEINAMPEKMRRIFELSRDAGLSNKQIAGKLSLSEQTVKNQLGNARQRLRGKLEHYLSIWLL, encoded by the coding sequence ATGCAGAATTTATCAGATAAGGAATTGTATGCATTACTGCGGGCTGGCAATCATGCCGCGTTTCAGGCGATCTATGAAAGACATGCTTCGGCAATGGTGCAGTTTGCGTTTTCGAGAACAGGGAGTGTAGATGATGCCAAAGATTGTGTGCAGGACGTATTTACCTGGCTTTGGCAGTCGGGCCGTGCCATTCAGGTCCCGGACAGCGCATCCGGGCTGGAGGCGTACCTGAAATCTGCGGTCAGGAACAAGATCATTAATCTGATGGAGAAAAGGCTGCGGCAGCGGCATTATTCCAGGGAGGCGGTGCTTGACCTGGCAGCGGATATGCCTCCTGATGTTCATCTCAGCCATCAGGAGCTGAATAACCTGGTGCAAAAAGAGATCAATGCAATGCCTGAGAAAATGCGCAGGATATTTGAGTTGAGCCGGGACGCGGGTTTATCCAACAAACAGATCGCCGGTAAACTTTCCCTCTCCGAACAAACCGTGAAGAACCAGCTGGGCAATGCCCGGCAACGCCTGCGCGGCAAGCTGGAACACTACCTCTCCATCTGGCTGCTCTAA
- a CDS encoding solute:sodium symporter family transporter produces the protein MNLTILLSFLFVTVVAALASIYATRKKQQQTPVGFYLGNRSLGFWMIGSSMFLTNMSANQFIGENEFVYTTNMSVMAWGMSSVLAMLIVAEFLMPVYLKIGAVTTPDFLAKRFDVQTQRIVSVIFLLGYLVNLIPSVLYGCAVAINGIFRVDEWLGISYFSAIRLIVLIVGIVGCLYNVLGGLRAITITDVVQGIGMLIGASLIVWYGFRYLGDGSIRQGVETLTFSHREHLNAIGGPGDVLPFGTLFTGMLLINIYYWGMEQYIVQEALASKNLKESQKGIALAAVGKLFAPLLLNVPGLIAVHLYPGLDNTATVFPRLVSDILPPVFIGLVAAVVFGGALSTFNAGLNSTGTLFTMNLFRPWLERKGRPADEHRLLRSGKTLQIGVTIAAIVFSPYIMYFDGGFYNYLQKVSSFFSVPVFTIMVVGLLTRKVPPLAAKIGITFFATVYTATQFLFDTGFHYLHVLAILFLVTTALMLLIGRLKPMARAFALPQQPVLNNPPWKNRFGYYILLLVLMVSIFILFSPAGIA, from the coding sequence ATGAATCTTACCATACTTCTGAGCTTCCTGTTCGTAACGGTTGTGGCGGCACTGGCATCCATCTATGCCACGAGAAAAAAACAGCAGCAAACACCGGTGGGCTTTTACCTCGGCAACCGCAGCCTGGGTTTCTGGATGATCGGCAGCTCCATGTTCCTTACCAATATGAGCGCGAACCAGTTCATCGGCGAGAACGAGTTCGTTTACACCACCAATATGTCCGTCATGGCATGGGGCATGAGCTCTGTGCTGGCCATGCTGATCGTGGCGGAATTCCTGATGCCGGTGTACCTGAAGATCGGTGCGGTAACCACGCCTGACTTCCTGGCTAAAAGATTCGATGTGCAAACGCAACGGATCGTTTCCGTCATCTTTCTTCTCGGATACCTGGTGAACCTCATCCCTTCCGTGCTGTATGGCTGCGCAGTGGCCATCAACGGGATCTTTCGCGTGGATGAATGGCTTGGCATCAGTTACTTTTCCGCTATCCGGCTGATCGTGCTGATCGTGGGCATTGTGGGCTGCCTGTACAATGTGCTGGGCGGCCTTCGGGCCATCACCATTACCGATGTGGTGCAGGGCATCGGTATGCTGATCGGTGCAAGCCTGATCGTATGGTACGGGTTCCGCTACCTGGGCGATGGCAGTATCCGGCAGGGTGTTGAAACCCTGACGTTCTCGCACCGGGAACACCTGAATGCGATCGGCGGCCCCGGAGATGTGCTGCCATTCGGTACACTGTTTACCGGTATGCTGCTGATCAATATCTACTACTGGGGCATGGAGCAATATATCGTACAGGAAGCCCTGGCCTCCAAAAACCTCAAGGAAAGCCAGAAAGGCATAGCCCTTGCCGCTGTCGGGAAACTGTTTGCGCCGCTTTTGCTGAATGTTCCGGGATTGATAGCTGTGCATTTATATCCCGGCCTGGATAATACCGCTACTGTCTTCCCGCGCCTGGTGAGCGATATTCTGCCGCCTGTTTTCATCGGGCTGGTGGCTGCCGTGGTTTTCGGAGGAGCGCTCAGTACCTTCAATGCCGGGCTGAACAGTACCGGCACCTTATTTACCATGAACCTGTTCCGGCCCTGGCTGGAAAGGAAAGGCCGCCCCGCCGATGAGCACAGGCTGCTCCGCAGCGGAAAAACGCTGCAGATCGGTGTGACCATCGCAGCCATAGTGTTCTCTCCCTATATCATGTATTTCGATGGCGGCTTTTACAACTACCTGCAGAAAGTAAGCAGCTTTTTCAGCGTGCCGGTCTTTACCATCATGGTGGTGGGCCTGCTGACCAGGAAAGTGCCTCCCCTGGCTGCCAAGATCGGGATCACATTCTTTGCGACGGTATATACGGCTACGCAGTTCCTGTTCGATACAGGATTCCACTACCTGCATGTGCTGGCCATATTATTCCTTGTCACCACGGCCCTGATGCTTTTGATCGGCCGCCTGAAGCCCATGGCCAGGGCTTTTGCACTGCCGCAGCAACCTGTGTTGAATAATCCGCCGTGGAAAAACCGTTTTGGATATTATATACTGCTGCTGGTGCTGATGGTGTCGATATTCATCCTCTTTTCACCGGCAGGCATCGCATAA